One Deinococcus grandis DNA window includes the following coding sequences:
- a CDS encoding DUF456 domain-containing protein, producing MSLAFLIFLVAWVIGMIGTFVPALPATAIIFIGSVAATLVDGFQPWPDLPFLITFGVITVLIGMIDNVASAWGARKYGGSKQAVWGAIIGGIVGILPVIPFGLIVGPLAGALIAELLIVRKAPMDALRSAWGTLIGLLAGIAAKVVLHLLIGLYELWRLWDPAKSVF from the coding sequence GTGAGTCTCGCGTTCCTGATCTTCCTCGTCGCGTGGGTGATCGGCATGATCGGCACCTTCGTGCCCGCCCTGCCCGCCACCGCCATCATCTTCATCGGCAGCGTCGCCGCCACCCTGGTCGACGGCTTCCAGCCCTGGCCGGACCTGCCGTTCCTGATCACCTTCGGGGTCATCACGGTCCTGATCGGCATGATCGACAACGTCGCCTCCGCCTGGGGCGCCCGCAAGTACGGCGGCAGCAAACAGGCCGTGTGGGGCGCCATCATCGGCGGGATCGTGGGCATCCTGCCGGTCATTCCGTTCGGCCTGATCGTGGGGCCACTGGCCGGGGCCCTGATCGCCGAACTGCTGATCGTGCGCAAGGCACCCATGGACGCGCTGCGCAGCGCCTGGGGCACCCTGATCGGCCTGCTCGCCGGGATCGCCGCGAAGGTCGTCCTGCACCTCCTGATCGGCCTGTACGAACTGTGGCGCCTG
- the fni gene encoding type 2 isopentenyl-diphosphate Delta-isomerase: MSVPEPTAIQTRKLRHIEACLRPDSQYARQTTGLEDVPWPYRALPERNLEDVDPSVTFLGRPLAAPVLIGAMTGGAEAAGRINRNLALAAQRLGIGMMLGSQRVMLERPEAAASFQVRDVAPDILLVGNLGGAQFLLGYGPEQARRAVQEVGADALAIHVNPLQEALQPGGDTHWAGLRDRLAEVIPDLDFPVILKEVGHGLDAASAALAAPLGFAALDVAGAGGTSWARVEQLVHHGEVRTPDLCDLGVPTAQALRDARLAAPGVPLIASGGIRTGLDAARALCLGAGVVAVARPLLEPALHSADAAEAWLANFIHELRVALFVGGYAALDDLRC, from the coding sequence GTGAGCGTGCCCGAACCGACCGCCATCCAGACCCGCAAACTGCGGCACATCGAGGCGTGCCTGCGGCCTGACAGTCAGTACGCGCGGCAGACGACTGGGCTGGAGGACGTGCCGTGGCCGTACCGGGCGCTGCCCGAGCGCAACCTGGAGGACGTGGACCCGAGCGTGACCTTCCTGGGCCGCCCGCTGGCCGCGCCGGTCCTGATCGGCGCGATGACCGGCGGGGCCGAGGCGGCGGGTCGCATCAACCGCAACCTCGCGCTGGCGGCGCAGCGGTTGGGGATCGGGATGATGCTGGGCTCGCAGCGCGTGATGCTGGAACGCCCGGAGGCCGCCGCGTCCTTTCAGGTGCGGGACGTCGCGCCGGACATCCTGCTCGTGGGAAATCTGGGCGGCGCGCAGTTCCTGCTCGGCTACGGTCCCGAACAGGCCCGGCGCGCGGTGCAGGAGGTCGGGGCGGACGCGCTGGCCATCCACGTCAACCCGCTTCAGGAGGCGCTGCAACCGGGCGGCGATACGCACTGGGCGGGGCTGCGTGACCGCCTGGCCGAGGTGATCCCGGACCTGGACTTCCCGGTGATCCTCAAGGAGGTCGGGCACGGACTGGACGCCGCGTCGGCGGCGCTGGCGGCCCCGCTGGGGTTCGCGGCGCTGGACGTGGCGGGCGCGGGCGGCACGAGCTGGGCGCGGGTGGAGCAGCTCGTGCATCACGGGGAGGTCCGCACGCCGGACCTGTGCGACCTGGGCGTGCCGACCGCGCAGGCGCTGCGGGACGCGCGACTGGCCGCGCCGGGCGTGCCGCTGATCGCGTCGGGCGGCATCCGCACCGGCCTGGACGCCGCGCGCGCCCTGTGCCTGGGGGCCGGGGTGGTCGCGGTGGCCCGCCCGCTGCTGGAACCCGCCCTGCACAGTGCCGACGCGGCCGAGGCGTGGCTGGCGAACTTCATCCACGAGCTGCGGGTGGCGCTGTTCGTGGGGGGGTACGCGGCCCTGGACGACCTGCGCTGCTGA
- a CDS encoding NAD-dependent epimerase/dehydratase family protein, giving the protein MTESPAPRTALLIGASGFLGRHVAAQLRAEGWTVRAASGAALTDAPESTWHDLTRGAHAIVNAAGLTAGTLPDLTRANVLLVAQALGAAARAGLPLVHLSSAAEYGRTPHEHASREDDPARPLSPYGASKLAGTALIEEAVRSGRVQAAALRLTNPLGAGLGEGTLPGRAAATLRAARAAGQRSVRFGPLGAYRDFVAARDVARAVTHTLTALPQGALGGAVNVGSGEARPVRDIVTGLATQLDYDGEILEDAPGSPRSGDVPWQQASLERLHASGFQLRHTFADALRALLGPVTA; this is encoded by the coding sequence ATGACCGAATCCCCCGCCCCCCGCACCGCCCTCCTGATCGGAGCGAGCGGCTTCCTGGGCCGTCACGTCGCGGCGCAACTGCGCGCCGAGGGCTGGACCGTCCGTGCGGCGTCCGGCGCGGCGCTGACGGACGCCCCGGAGTCCACCTGGCACGATCTCACGCGCGGCGCGCACGCCATCGTGAACGCGGCGGGCCTCACCGCCGGGACGCTCCCGGACCTGACCCGCGCGAACGTGCTGCTTGTCGCGCAGGCGCTGGGGGCCGCCGCACGCGCCGGACTGCCCCTGGTGCACCTGTCCTCCGCCGCCGAGTACGGCCGCACCCCACACGAGCACGCCAGCCGCGAGGACGACCCCGCCCGGCCCCTCAGCCCGTACGGGGCGAGCAAACTGGCGGGCACCGCCCTGATCGAGGAGGCCGTGCGGTCCGGGCGGGTGCAGGCGGCCGCGCTGCGCCTCACGAACCCGCTGGGCGCCGGGCTGGGCGAGGGAACCCTGCCGGGCCGCGCCGCCGCCACCCTGCGCGCCGCGCGGGCCGCCGGGCAGCGCAGCGTGCGCTTCGGGCCGCTGGGCGCGTACCGGGACTTCGTGGCCGCCCGCGACGTCGCCCGCGCCGTCACCCATACCCTGACAGCTCTCCCGCAGGGGGCGCTGGGCGGCGCCGTGAACGTCGGCAGCGGCGAGGCCCGGCCTGTGCGTGACATCGTGACCGGCCTCGCCACGCAGCTCGACTACGACGGCGAAATACTGGAGGACGCCCCCGGCAGCCCCCGCAGCGGCGACGTGCCGTGGCAGCAGGCCAGCCTGGAGCGCCTGCACGCCAGCGGCTTCCAGTTGCGCCACACCTTCGCGGACGCCCTGCGCGCCCTCCTCGGCCCGGTGACCGCATGA
- a CDS encoding MJ1477/TM1410 family putative glycoside hydrolase, with the protein MRQARMARAPWPALLLLAACASPPAQAGQDPPATPPPTPLPSPAPRALKDARTWGYQLTGYGADRLTRVAASTFDVIVVDTLDDDARPWPAPEVAQAARTHVLLGYLSVGAAEAYRPYWQPDWRPGTPAWLLAEQPDWPGNYDVAYWDADWQALTLRELDRVIDQGFHGAYLDLIDAYEQHPDRPAARAEMIDWVCRLATHARARRAGFLIVPQNAAELIRDPRYAPCVDALGSEETYVYAMNRPTEAARRDALLADYALWKAAGKPVFTVDYADQPDLTTRTYAQARAQGLIPYVTVREADRLTPGQ; encoded by the coding sequence ATGAGACAGGCCCGCATGGCCCGCGCCCCCTGGCCCGCGCTGCTGCTGCTGGCCGCCTGCGCCTCCCCGCCCGCACAGGCCGGACAGGACCCGCCCGCCACCCCGCCTCCCACCCCGCTGCCCAGCCCGGCCCCACGCGCGCTCAAGGACGCCCGCACCTGGGGCTACCAGCTCACCGGGTACGGCGCGGACCGCCTAACCCGCGTGGCGGCCTCCACGTTCGACGTGATCGTCGTGGACACCCTGGACGACGACGCCCGCCCCTGGCCCGCCCCGGAGGTCGCGCAGGCCGCCCGCACGCACGTCCTGCTGGGCTACCTGAGCGTCGGCGCGGCCGAGGCGTACCGCCCGTACTGGCAGCCCGACTGGCGCCCCGGCACCCCCGCGTGGCTCCTGGCGGAACAGCCCGACTGGCCCGGCAACTACGACGTGGCCTACTGGGACGCCGACTGGCAGGCGCTGACGCTGCGGGAACTGGACCGCGTGATCGACCAGGGCTTCCACGGCGCGTACCTGGACCTGATCGACGCCTATGAACAGCACCCGGACCGCCCGGCCGCCCGCGCCGAGATGATCGACTGGGTGTGCCGCCTCGCCACGCACGCCCGCGCCCGCCGCGCCGGGTTCCTGATCGTCCCGCAGAACGCCGCCGAACTCATCCGCGACCCCCGCTACGCCCCCTGCGTGGACGCCCTGGGCAGCGAGGAAACCTACGTGTACGCCATGAACCGGCCTACCGAGGCCGCCCGCCGCGACGCCCTGCTCGCCGACTACGCCCTGTGGAAGGCCGCCGGGAAACCCGTCTTTACCGTGGACTACGCCGACCAGCCCGACCTGACCACCCGCACGTACGCCCAGGCCCGCGCCCAGGGCCTCATCCCCTACGTCACCGTCCGCGAAGCCGACCGCCTCACCCCAGGACAGTAA
- the ychF gene encoding redox-regulated ATPase YchF, translating into MGLAIGIVGLPNVGKSTLFNAITRAGALAANYPFATIEPNVGRVTVPDERLAALSRVFTKGERVPPIIPTFVEFVDIAGLVKGASKGEGLGNQFLANIREVDAIAHVVRCFEDGNVIHVAGRVDPIDDIETINTELILADLGGLEKRLQNLQKKAKGNDKDAKEQAELAEQIIAVLSEGKPARAGTYDAPIPKEFGLITTKPVIYVANVGEDNLTEDNEYVQRVREYAAAEGAQVVKISAQIEGELAEMPEDEARAFLEELGVQESGLDQLVTVGYDTLGLITFITSGEKEVRAWTIRRGEKAPEAAGEIHSDLERGFIRAEVIEWDKMVEAGGWANAKSKGWVRTEGKEYVMKDGDIMNVLHNM; encoded by the coding sequence ATGGGTCTTGCTATTGGTATCGTCGGTCTGCCCAACGTGGGCAAAAGCACGCTGTTCAACGCCATCACGCGCGCCGGGGCGCTCGCGGCGAACTACCCGTTCGCGACGATCGAGCCGAACGTGGGTCGCGTGACCGTCCCGGACGAGCGTCTCGCCGCGCTGAGCCGCGTGTTCACGAAGGGTGAGCGCGTCCCGCCGATCATCCCGACGTTCGTGGAGTTCGTGGACATCGCGGGCCTCGTGAAGGGTGCCAGCAAGGGCGAGGGCCTGGGAAACCAGTTCCTGGCGAACATCCGCGAGGTGGACGCCATCGCGCACGTCGTCCGCTGCTTCGAGGACGGGAACGTCATTCACGTCGCGGGCCGCGTGGACCCCATCGACGACATCGAGACGATCAACACCGAACTGATCCTCGCGGACCTGGGCGGCCTGGAAAAACGCCTCCAGAACCTCCAGAAGAAAGCCAAAGGGAACGACAAGGACGCCAAGGAGCAGGCGGAACTGGCCGAGCAGATCATCGCCGTGCTGTCCGAGGGCAAACCCGCCCGCGCCGGGACGTACGACGCGCCCATCCCCAAGGAGTTCGGGCTGATCACCACCAAACCCGTGATCTACGTCGCGAACGTCGGCGAGGACAACCTGACCGAGGACAACGAGTACGTGCAGCGGGTGCGCGAGTACGCCGCCGCCGAGGGCGCGCAGGTCGTGAAGATCAGCGCGCAGATCGAGGGTGAACTGGCCGAGATGCCCGAGGACGAGGCCCGCGCGTTCCTGGAGGAACTGGGCGTGCAGGAGAGCGGCCTGGATCAGCTGGTCACGGTCGGGTACGACACGCTGGGCCTGATCACGTTCATCACGAGCGGCGAGAAGGAAGTGCGTGCCTGGACGATCCGCCGCGGCGAGAAGGCCCCGGAGGCCGCCGGTGAGATCCACAGCGACCTGGAACGCGGCTTCATCCGCGCCGAGGTCATCGAGTGGGACAAGATGGTCGAGGCCGGCGGCTGGGCGAACGCCAAGAGCAAGGGCTGGGTTCGGACCGAAGGCAAGGAGTACGTCATGAAGGACGGCGACATCATGAACGTGCTGCACAACATGTAA
- a CDS encoding SH3 domain-containing protein — protein sequence MHRLIRPLLPLLLCGAAHATPAWVMPVTKLYPVPNQTSAPVRTLNARTALNLNRCYALWCDVQFGATRGWILRAAVNTTGDCRRLVPLGLKDLRRTEAAYHTSRDPNRNGVACEPMDRPLLGR from the coding sequence ATGCACCGCCTGATCCGCCCCCTGCTGCCGCTGCTCCTGTGCGGCGCGGCCCACGCCACGCCCGCCTGGGTGATGCCCGTCACGAAACTGTACCCGGTGCCCAACCAGACCAGCGCGCCGGTCCGCACCCTGAACGCCCGCACGGCCCTGAACCTGAACCGCTGCTACGCCCTGTGGTGCGACGTGCAGTTCGGCGCGACGCGCGGGTGGATCCTGCGGGCCGCCGTGAACACCACCGGCGACTGCCGCCGCCTCGTCCCGCTGGGCCTGAAGGACCTGCGCCGCACCGAGGCCGCGTACCACACCAGCCGCGACCCCAACCGCAACGGCGTCGCGTGCGAACCGATGGACCGCCCCCTGCTGGGCCGCTGA
- the greA gene encoding transcription elongation factor GreA → MTKDRITMTQRGYDKLVETLHFLKTTKREEISENMGRAIEDGDLRESAAYDEARMQQSENEARISELERQLERAMIIEEDTTGGAGLGAKVRVRDAKGKEHHFELVGTYEVDVLKGKISDASPIGKALAGRRAGEKVTVQLPKGSAEFEILSVDYQ, encoded by the coding sequence ATGACGAAGGATCGCATCACCATGACCCAGCGCGGGTACGACAAACTGGTCGAAACCCTGCACTTCCTGAAAACCACCAAACGCGAGGAGATCTCCGAGAACATGGGCCGCGCCATCGAGGACGGCGACCTGCGCGAAAGCGCCGCGTACGACGAGGCCCGCATGCAGCAGAGCGAGAACGAGGCCCGCATCTCGGAACTCGAACGGCAGCTGGAACGCGCGATGATCATCGAGGAGGACACCACCGGCGGCGCCGGACTGGGCGCCAAGGTCCGCGTGCGCGACGCCAAGGGCAAGGAGCACCACTTCGAACTGGTCGGCACGTACGAGGTGGACGTCCTGAAAGGCAAGATCAGCGACGCCAGCCCCATCGGCAAGGCCCTCGCCGGACGCCGCGCCGGGGAGAAGGTCACCGTGCAGCTCCCCAAGGGCAGCGCCGAGTTCGAGATCCTCAGCGTCGACTACCAGTAA
- the tnpC gene encoding IS66 family transposase — MSEVPCPNCKRLEARVRELEAQLAEVLTELRTIKAQLARNSTTSSQPPSQDKPWQPKSERQKTGRSSGAQPDHPGKTLKMSAHPDVIVDLPVTGHCTCGQAWDDVPVDTQVARQVHDLPDLHLQVTEYRADVKICPGCRSRQRAPFPTHVTAQVQYGPRVHALTVYLNVAHFVPLERTSEILHAVCGARPSDGTIALNLNLAAERLQDFEGRLRTALTHQPVLHADETGSPVNGKLHWMHVVSCAQLTFYGQHARRGLAALEHMKVLPKYTGILVHDAWSSYFKLPAQHALCGAHLLRELRGLAEHHGQVWAGALRESLRTVYHDLNAGTLSPEARTAFERRFDELLEEGLLANPAAPPVPGRRGPTKQSHGRNLALRCQQHRAAVLLFLHDCRVPFDNNQAERDVRAWCVKRKVSGGFRSEEGGCNFARIRSYISTLQKQGLSVWEGLVSVFTGDVLMPNFNP, encoded by the coding sequence ATCAGCGAGGTCCCCTGCCCAAACTGCAAACGACTCGAGGCACGCGTCCGTGAACTCGAAGCCCAGCTCGCTGAGGTGCTGACTGAACTTCGCACCATCAAAGCTCAACTGGCCCGAAACAGCACCACATCCAGTCAGCCTCCCAGTCAGGACAAGCCCTGGCAGCCCAAGAGTGAGCGCCAGAAGACCGGCCGGTCTTCTGGCGCTCAACCCGATCACCCCGGCAAGACCCTCAAGATGTCCGCGCATCCCGACGTCATCGTCGATCTCCCGGTGACGGGACACTGCACCTGCGGGCAGGCCTGGGATGACGTTCCAGTCGACACCCAGGTCGCTCGACAGGTTCATGACCTCCCCGACCTCCACCTTCAGGTCACCGAATACCGCGCCGACGTCAAGATCTGCCCTGGATGTCGTTCCCGGCAGCGAGCACCCTTCCCCACGCACGTCACGGCTCAGGTGCAATACGGTCCACGGGTCCACGCCTTGACGGTGTATCTGAACGTGGCGCACTTCGTGCCCCTCGAACGCACCAGTGAAATCCTGCACGCGGTCTGCGGAGCACGCCCGAGTGATGGCACCATCGCGCTGAACCTGAATCTGGCAGCGGAGCGACTGCAGGACTTTGAAGGGCGACTCAGGACAGCCCTGACACATCAACCGGTGCTGCATGCAGATGAGACCGGCAGCCCGGTGAACGGGAAGCTGCACTGGATGCATGTCGTGAGCTGCGCGCAGCTCACGTTCTACGGCCAGCATGCCCGGCGCGGCCTCGCGGCACTGGAGCACATGAAGGTCCTGCCGAAGTACACCGGCATCCTGGTCCACGACGCCTGGAGCTCGTACTTCAAACTTCCGGCACAGCATGCCCTGTGCGGAGCTCATCTGTTGCGGGAGCTGCGGGGATTGGCCGAACACCATGGGCAGGTGTGGGCTGGCGCACTTCGGGAATCGCTGAGGACGGTGTATCACGACCTGAACGCCGGGACGCTGAGCCCAGAGGCCCGCACGGCGTTTGAACGGCGATTTGATGAACTGCTTGAGGAGGGCTTGCTGGCCAACCCAGCCGCGCCGCCCGTTCCAGGGCGACGCGGTCCGACGAAGCAGTCACATGGGCGGAATCTGGCGTTGCGGTGCCAGCAGCACCGCGCAGCGGTGCTGCTGTTCCTACATGACTGCCGAGTGCCGTTTGATAACAATCAGGCGGAGCGGGACGTGCGGGCATGGTGCGTGAAACGCAAGGTATCTGGAGGATTCCGGTCCGAGGAGGGTGGGTGCAATTTCGCTCGGATCAGGAGTTACATTTCCACGTTGCAGAAGCAAGGTCTCAGCGTCTGGGAGGGCTTGGTCAGCGTGTTCACGGGTGACGTGCTCATGCCTAACTTCAACCCCTGA
- a CDS encoding enoyl-CoA hydratase-related protein: MTQLDEFEFNNVQIDQHGPIAVLTINRPRALNALSADTLSEIAQAVNLIVEDAEVGALIITGAGDKAFVAGADISEFENLEGVYDGRELSLAGQDVMHQISSLPIPVIAAVNGFALGGGLELALACDVRVAATTARLGLPEVSLGLIPGFGGTQRLARLVGAGRALDLMLTARQVKADEALGMGLVNYVADDALTKAREVAELMLKNAPIALSLVKEAVRRGMDTTLEAGLEVEADLFGMTVATKDFREGVDAFLNKRRAEFQGE, translated from the coding sequence ATGACCCAACTGGATGAATTCGAGTTCAACAACGTGCAGATTGACCAGCATGGCCCCATCGCGGTCCTGACCATCAACCGCCCCCGCGCGCTGAACGCCCTGAGTGCCGATACCCTGTCGGAGATCGCGCAGGCCGTGAACCTGATCGTGGAGGACGCCGAGGTCGGCGCGCTGATCATCACGGGCGCCGGGGACAAGGCGTTCGTGGCGGGCGCCGACATCAGCGAGTTCGAGAATCTGGAGGGCGTGTACGACGGCCGCGAGCTGTCGCTGGCCGGGCAGGACGTCATGCACCAGATCTCCTCGCTGCCGATTCCGGTGATCGCGGCCGTGAACGGCTTCGCGCTGGGCGGCGGGCTGGAACTGGCGCTGGCGTGCGACGTGCGCGTGGCCGCGACAACCGCCCGCCTGGGCCTGCCGGAGGTGTCCCTGGGCCTGATTCCCGGTTTCGGCGGTACGCAGCGTCTGGCGCGGCTGGTCGGTGCGGGCCGCGCGCTGGACCTGATGCTCACGGCCCGTCAGGTGAAGGCCGACGAGGCGCTGGGCATGGGCCTCGTGAACTACGTCGCGGACGACGCCCTGACCAAGGCGCGCGAGGTGGCCGAACTGATGCTGAAGAACGCCCCGATCGCGCTGTCCCTCGTCAAGGAGGCGGTGCGCCGCGGCATGGACACCACGCTGGAGGCGGGCCTGGAGGTCGAGGCGGACCTGTTCGGGATGACGGTCGCCACGAAGGATTTCCGTGAGGGGGTGGACGCCTTCCTGAACAAGCGCCGCGCGGAGTTCCAGGGTGAATGA
- a CDS encoding phosphorylase family protein produces the protein MSQIHVRAQPGDVAPYVLLPGDPNRARHIAETYLEGAREYTSHRQLLGFTGTYQGVPVSVQTTGMGCPSAAIVAEELARLGARTLIRVGTLGGATPSVAPGDLVIATAAVPNDGTTRQMLGGAPYAPAASFEVVEASVQAARASGAPHHVGLVMTEDAFYASTPEHARLWAGRGVLGFEMEASAIFLVAAQRGLRAACLTACSNDIGDPQLVPDDVLAAGVDRMVRVALDAIVTLAARD, from the coding sequence ATGAGCCAGATTCACGTTCGAGCCCAGCCCGGCGACGTCGCCCCGTATGTCCTGCTGCCCGGTGATCCCAACCGCGCGCGTCACATTGCCGAGACGTACCTGGAGGGCGCCCGCGAGTACACCAGTCACCGGCAGCTGCTGGGCTTCACGGGCACGTATCAGGGCGTGCCGGTCAGCGTGCAGACGACCGGGATGGGCTGCCCGAGCGCGGCGATCGTCGCGGAGGAACTCGCGCGACTGGGCGCGCGGACGCTGATCCGCGTGGGCACGCTGGGCGGCGCGACCCCCAGCGTGGCGCCGGGTGATCTGGTGATCGCCACGGCGGCCGTGCCGAACGACGGGACCACCCGGCAGATGCTGGGCGGCGCGCCGTACGCGCCCGCCGCGAGCTTCGAGGTCGTGGAGGCCAGCGTGCAGGCGGCCCGCGCCAGCGGCGCCCCGCACCACGTGGGGCTGGTCATGACCGAGGACGCCTTCTACGCCAGCACGCCCGAGCATGCGCGGCTGTGGGCGGGCCGGGGCGTGCTGGGTTTCGAGATGGAGGCCAGCGCGATCTTCCTGGTCGCGGCGCAGCGGGGCCTGCGCGCGGCGTGTCTGACGGCGTGCAGCAACGACATCGGCGATCCGCAGCTGGTGCCGGACGACGTGCTGGCCGCCGGGGTGGACCGCATGGTGCGCGTGGCGCTGGACGCCATCGTGACGCTGGCCGCGCGCGACTGA
- a CDS encoding S-layer homology domain-containing protein translates to MRKSLIIASTLALSLGAASAQTTTTTAAPAQVTLSDVPAGHWAKDAVDKIVQCGLIQGFPDGTFRGNENLTRYQAALIFYRALQTGSLSNCGFSAGDMTTIANGMQEVSTELAAIASRVTDLEKLTADQQARIDALEAKINGMDSGAASTDVAALNARIDALEAAIRNIPAGPQGPAGPTGPQGPAGPTGPQGPAGASTSTTGTVTTPAPSTGTTVVIGEPTPTATAPTRDIYAGVGVGAKMAGSGSECKDLGNKTSNVNYCLNGSAMVGKNNVLGPVGARIGVDYQAGWNAVSVDANATYSLNTGSRITPYVGAGLGLTSGQQRGNTAQNTSDVYVNAIAGVDFNVTDSIAVFAEYNGRYYTSNKGYATGLDSSASNGLSNGIKTGVKFYF, encoded by the coding sequence ATGCGCAAATCACTGATCATCGCGTCCACCCTGGCCCTCAGCCTCGGCGCAGCCAGCGCCCAGACCACCACCACGACCGCCGCCCCCGCCCAGGTCACCCTGAGCGACGTTCCCGCCGGTCACTGGGCCAAAGACGCCGTGGACAAGATCGTCCAGTGCGGCCTGATCCAGGGCTTCCCCGACGGCACCTTCCGCGGCAACGAGAACCTCACCCGCTACCAGGCCGCCCTGATCTTCTACCGCGCCCTGCAGACCGGCAGCCTGAGCAACTGCGGCTTCAGCGCCGGTGACATGACCACCATTGCCAACGGCATGCAGGAAGTCAGCACCGAACTGGCCGCCATCGCCAGCCGCGTCACCGACCTCGAGAAACTCACCGCCGACCAGCAGGCCCGCATCGACGCCCTCGAGGCGAAGATCAACGGCATGGACAGCGGCGCCGCCAGCACCGACGTCGCCGCGCTGAACGCCCGCATCGACGCGCTGGAAGCCGCCATCCGCAACATCCCCGCCGGTCCCCAGGGTCCCGCGGGCCCCACCGGCCCCCAGGGCCCCGCAGGCCCCACCGGCCCCCAGGGCCCCGCAGGCGCCAGCACCAGCACCACGGGCACCGTCACCACCCCCGCCCCCAGCACCGGCACCACCGTCGTCATCGGTGAACCCACCCCCACCGCCACGGCCCCCACTCGCGATATCTACGCTGGCGTCGGCGTGGGCGCCAAGATGGCCGGCAGCGGCTCCGAGTGCAAGGACCTGGGCAACAAGACCAGCAACGTGAACTACTGCCTGAACGGCAGCGCCATGGTCGGTAAGAACAACGTGCTCGGCCCGGTCGGCGCACGAATCGGTGTGGACTACCAGGCTGGCTGGAACGCTGTGAGCGTGGACGCCAACGCCACCTACTCACTGAACACCGGCAGCCGTATCACGCCGTACGTTGGCGCGGGCCTGGGTCTGACCAGCGGCCAGCAGCGTGGCAACACTGCCCAGAACACCAGCGACGTGTACGTGAACGCCATCGCTGGCGTGGACTTCAACGTGACCGACAGCATCGCCGTCTTCGCCGAGTACAACGGACGCTACTACACCAGCAACAAGGGGTACGCGACCGGACTTGACAGCAGCGCCAGCAATGGCCTGAGCAACGGCATCAAGACCGGCGTGAAGTTCTACTTCTAA